In Deltaproteobacteria bacterium, the sequence ATATGGATGAGAAACTTTGCATCGCTGATTTACTTGATAAGATGCCTGATGAAAATGTAAAACAGTGGTTCATCAAGACATCTATTTCCGATATTGAAGATATAAAGGAGAACCCCGAAAAGATACTTGACGACTGCTGCAAGAAGGTTATTTCTTATAACATAGACAGAGAAGAGGTAAAAGGGTTATTAAAACAGTTTCAGGAGGCTGATAAGACAGGCGATAGAAAGCTGCTTGAAACAGCAGCAAAACAGTTTACTGAAAAGAAGAAGAAACTTTTGTAGGGGCTTGAATTGCCAGAAAATGTAAATGAACTTTCTTGGTTTAGGCAGAGGAACTTCTAAACCTTCCTCCACCAGATGATTGCTGATTTTTTTCTGAACCTTGCAATAAGTCCATAGTTTCTTTTCTCCAGTTTCCTTTTTAAAAATCTTCTTAATTTTTCGTCATATTCTTCTGTAACAACACCGAGATGTTCCTTCCAGAACTCAAGGGCGTCTTCCATATCATCAAATGGCTGGTCAAAATTATAGTCTATTATATTTATATTAGCGAAGATGCCGAAGGAATGAAGGGCATTATATGTTTCCATATAATCTGTTTTTGGAGGGAATTCTTTATTGAATAAAACAGGGTAGAGTTCCTTGTAATAAAATTTATCTGCATTTGGATTAGCAGCACCAATAAGAAAGACCATCTTTTTTGCCCATCCTGAATTAAAACCCTTCAGGACAGGCATAGATATATCCCTTAAAAAATCTTTAGATTTTAATAGTTCGGGGACATTTGCACAAATGACTGCATCATGAGGCTTTACCTTAACCTCCCCCCACGAGGCATTGATTGTCTTAATATTCTTTATTTTCCTATTTTTTATCTCTTCATTAAGGATTTCAACCATTGCCCTTGATGGGTCAATGGCTGTCACCTTTTTACCAACATTTGCAAGGGGTATTGCAAATGTTCCGCAGCCGCTTCCTATATCAAGGAATGTCTTACAGTCCTTTGTCTCTGGCAGAATTATATCCAGTGCAGTCTTTGGAAGGGTGGAGTATTTTAATCCCTTTTGATACCACCTAGCCTTTAATGTATTCCAGAAACCGCCTTTCTTAAAACAACACATCAACTGCCTCCTTGACAGATGACACGCCTATAATCTCTATTGTTTTTCCTGACCCTTGACCGTGAAAAGCATACTTTTCACCCCTTGCCCCTATCTTCTTTGCATTATCTTTAGGTACTATACACCTTTCAAAACCAAGATTGGAAGCCTCTTTAAGCCTTAGTTCAGCCTGATTTATAGCCCGGACCTCGCCTGCAAGCCCAACCTCGCCGAATACAACCGTCTTTGGATTAACGGGCTTGTCCATATAATTTGATGCAATGGAAATAAGAATCCCCAAATCAACAGCAGGCTCTTCTAGTTTGAGTCCGCCTGCAACCTTCAAAAATATATCCTGATTTGCCATATTGAGCCCGATTTTTTTCTCAAGCACAGCCACCAGTACAGAAACCCTTGCGGATTCAATACCCACAACAGTCCTCCTCGGCATGCCGAATACAGTCGGACATACAAGGGACTGGACTTCAACAAGGATCGGCCTTGTGCCTTCTAAACTTGATACAACAACAGAGCCCGGCGCATTTTCAGGCCGTTCTGCAAGAAACAAGGCAGATGGGTTTGAAACCTCTTCCAGCCCAACATCCTTCATCTCAAATACGCCGATTTCCATAACAGAGCCGTAGCGGTTTTTAACTGCCCTGAGTATTCTGAAAGGATGACCCCTTTCCCCTTCAAAATATAAAACAGTATCAACCATATGCTCTAAAACCCTTGGCCCTGCAATAGCGCCGTCCTTTGTAACATGCCCCACTAAAAACACCGGCACATCCATTGCCTTTGCAAGAAGTATGAGGGCATATGCTGTCTCCCTTATCTGGCTCACGCTTCCCGGCGCTGATTCAAGGTTTTCTGTATATATGGTTTGGATAGAGTCAATGACAACTGCTGTCGGTTTGGTCTTTTTTATACAGTCAATAATCCTTTCAAGGTTTGTCTCTGCATAGATAAAAAGGGCTTCTGCCTTGATATTAAGACGTTCTGCCCTGATTTTGATTTGTCTTGGAGACTCCTCGCCTGTCACATATAAAATCTTTGCGCCATTTTGAGCCATCTTCCCCATTGCCTGAAGGAGGAGTGTTGACTTACCGATACCCGGGTCCCCGCCTATAAGCACAGCAGAGCCAAGGACAATGCCGCTGCCCAGCACCCTGTCAAGTTCAGTCACGTAGCTGCTTATTCTGTCTTCCTCCTTTGCAGAGACTGCTGTTATGGGCTGGGGAGATGCCTTATCTTCTGCCGCAATGCCTCCTCTTCTGCCTTTTTCTTCAACATATCTCTCCTCAATAAAAGAGTTCCACTGACTGCAGTCAGGGCATTTGCCAAGCCACTTTGGAGATTTATACCCGCATGACTGGCATGTATAGAATGTTTTAACCTTCGGTTTCATTTCTGTAATTCATCATAGAGAAACGGTCGTCGGGGTATGAGGCAAGACTGTCGCTGACAATAATCGGGCTATCATCTCCGCCGATTTTATGGATATCAAGATTGATGAAACTTGTATGATTTTATTGGCGGGCCTGAAGGGATTCGAACCCCTGACCCACTGCTTAGAAGGCAGTTGCTCTATCCAACTGAGCTACAGGCCCGTAAATGCGCATTTTTCTACCAAAGGCAGAAAAATGGTCGGGGCGAGAGGATTCGAACCTCCGACCCCCTGCTCCCAAGGCAGGTGCGCTACCAGACTGCGCTACGCCCCGAATCTTGAAATTTTTAACACATAAAATTTGCCTTTGCAAGTTTTTTAAGGATTTTTTTAAGGATTTTTACTAAAATATTGACAATTCTACTTGCTGTTTGAAAGGCTTGCATTGAGCAGGGGCAAAAAAGGAGTAATTTAAATGGAAATTCAGACTGAAAAAGGATATATAATAGGAAAGAGGCACAGTACCCTCGCTTCAGGAACATATGAACATATTCTATTGCTTACGCATTATTTGGGATTAATTAAAGGCAATGCCTAAATAAATCTTAAGAGGAGAAGTATGGATTTTTCAAACTTATGCATAGCCGGTTTTAAAGCCGCTGGCATCCAATGCGGTATCAAAAAAGATAACAAAAAAGACCTTGCACTCATCTATTCAGAAGTCCCTGCTGTTTGTGCCGGGGTGTTTACAACAAATAAAATAAAGGCAGCGCCTGTTCTTCTTGATATGCAGAGGATTAAAAAAGGCTTGTGTCAGGCTATTATTATAAACAGCGGCAATGCAAATGCCTGCACAGGAAAGCAGGGTTTAAAAGATGCAAAAGAAATGGCTGCCCTTACTGAAAAGATGCTTGGTATTAAAAAGGGGCTTGCCTTTGTGTCATCAACAGGGGTTATAGGACAGCCTCTGCCGATGGATAAAATAAAAAAAGGTATTACAACCATCGCATCTCACATCTCACATCTTACATCCACATACGGCTGGCATGACGCGGAAAAGGCAATAATGACGACAGATGCCTTCCCTAAGATTGCCTTTGAAAAATGCAGGATAGACGGCAAAGAGATTTCCATGCTTGGCATTGCAAAGGGCGCTGGAATGATAAAGCCTGATATGGCAACGATGCTTTCATTTATTGCAACAGATGCCAATATTGAAAGAAGTGCATTGCAA encodes:
- a CDS encoding class I SAM-dependent methyltransferase, whose translation is MCCFKKGGFWNTLKARWYQKGLKYSTLPKTALDIILPETKDCKTFLDIGSGCGTFAIPLANVGKKVTAIDPSRAMVEILNEEIKNRKIKNIKTINASWGEVKVKPHDAVICANVPELLKSKDFLRDISMPVLKGFNSGWAKKMVFLIGAANPNADKFYYKELYPVLFNKEFPPKTDYMETYNALHSFGIFANINIIDYNFDQPFDDMEDALEFWKEHLGVVTEEYDEKLRRFLKRKLEKRNYGLIARFRKKSAIIWWRKV
- the radA gene encoding DNA repair protein RadA, with protein sequence MKPKVKTFYTCQSCGYKSPKWLGKCPDCSQWNSFIEERYVEEKGRRGGIAAEDKASPQPITAVSAKEEDRISSYVTELDRVLGSGIVLGSAVLIGGDPGIGKSTLLLQAMGKMAQNGAKILYVTGEESPRQIKIRAERLNIKAEALFIYAETNLERIIDCIKKTKPTAVVIDSIQTIYTENLESAPGSVSQIRETAYALILLAKAMDVPVFLVGHVTKDGAIAGPRVLEHMVDTVLYFEGERGHPFRILRAVKNRYGSVMEIGVFEMKDVGLEEVSNPSALFLAERPENAPGSVVVSSLEGTRPILVEVQSLVCPTVFGMPRRTVVGIESARVSVLVAVLEKKIGLNMANQDIFLKVAGGLKLEEPAVDLGILISIASNYMDKPVNPKTVVFGEVGLAGEVRAINQAELRLKEASNLGFERCIVPKDNAKKIGARGEKYAFHGQGSGKTIEIIGVSSVKEAVDVLF